One genomic window of Polyangiaceae bacterium includes the following:
- a CDS encoding protein kinase encodes MSANSHPRHSADRERLDGRYELFEEIAIGGMATVQLGRLLGPAGFTKPVAIKRVHRHLVGEPEFIEMFLDEARLAARVRHPNVVPTLDVVQRGEEVCLVLDYVEGEAFSKLLKFARKTGIEVKPELVAAVMIGALYGLHAAHDAKDENGDPLGIVHRDVSPQNIMLGVDGIPRVLDFGVAKGSGRIQATRDGQLKGKVRYMAPEQARGEEISARTDIYAAGVVLYESLTGQRIIDGENEIAQLNQVLETPAPKPSDVDSAFAAFDAIVAKALAKDAADRYESARDMAVELEHAIRPMSNYEVGEWVKKVAATPLADRAAKMRRMEQCATGEVTSITGVMVAGTLNPPSVPTIAAGVLDATPPEREERKRGVFWVAGAVLLVCLLATGFIISRLGSADAAASAPPQSDVPQAAKQAQPAPPTAEQPANPTATTAAPAVPSDVPDIDELAAQKEAAQGQSAKPAATAPAKRAPASTAKSVPAEPTPPKAEPKPTAKPAVDCSSPVWVDSKGIKHVKTECLK; translated from the coding sequence GTGTCCGCAAATTCGCACCCTCGTCACAGCGCGGATCGAGAACGACTCGATGGCCGTTACGAACTGTTCGAGGAGATCGCCATTGGTGGAATGGCGACAGTGCAGCTGGGCCGTTTGTTGGGCCCTGCAGGCTTCACCAAGCCCGTAGCGATCAAGCGTGTTCACAGACACCTCGTGGGTGAGCCCGAGTTCATCGAGATGTTCCTCGACGAAGCGCGTCTGGCGGCGCGCGTGCGACACCCAAACGTCGTGCCCACCCTCGACGTCGTACAACGCGGCGAAGAAGTGTGCCTGGTGCTCGACTATGTCGAGGGTGAGGCATTCAGCAAGCTGCTCAAGTTCGCCCGCAAGACCGGGATTGAGGTGAAGCCTGAGCTGGTCGCGGCAGTGATGATCGGCGCCTTGTATGGCTTGCACGCTGCACACGATGCCAAAGACGAGAATGGCGATCCGCTGGGGATCGTGCATCGAGACGTGTCCCCGCAGAACATCATGCTCGGGGTGGACGGTATTCCGCGCGTGCTCGATTTCGGCGTGGCCAAGGGTTCCGGGAGGATCCAGGCCACGCGGGACGGGCAGCTCAAGGGCAAGGTCCGCTACATGGCTCCTGAGCAGGCGCGGGGCGAGGAAATCTCCGCGCGGACTGACATCTACGCGGCGGGCGTCGTGCTCTACGAGTCGCTCACGGGGCAGCGCATCATCGATGGGGAAAACGAGATCGCGCAGCTGAACCAGGTGCTCGAGACCCCGGCGCCCAAGCCAAGCGACGTGGATTCAGCCTTCGCAGCCTTTGATGCAATCGTCGCCAAGGCGCTGGCGAAGGACGCGGCGGATCGCTACGAGTCGGCCCGTGACATGGCCGTCGAGCTGGAACACGCCATTCGCCCCATGTCGAACTACGAGGTCGGCGAGTGGGTGAAGAAAGTCGCGGCCACGCCGCTCGCGGATCGCGCCGCGAAGATGCGCCGGATGGAGCAGTGCGCGACAGGCGAGGTCACGAGCATCACCGGAGTGATGGTGGCCGGTACCTTGAACCCACCCAGCGTGCCCACCATCGCTGCGGGCGTGTTGGATGCGACGCCACCCGAGCGGGAGGAGCGCAAGCGCGGGGTATTCTGGGTTGCCGGCGCCGTGTTGCTCGTGTGTCTGCTCGCGACCGGCTTCATCATCTCCCGGCTTGGTTCTGCGGACGCTGCAGCTAGCGCGCCGCCCCAGAGCGATGTACCTCAGGCCGCCAAGCAAGCACAGCCGGCCCCGCCAACCGCGGAGCAGCCCGCAAACCCCACGGCAACGACAGCAGCACCTGCGGTGCCGAGCGATGTGCCGGATATCGACGAGCTAGCAGCTCAGAAGGAGGCCGCTCAAGGGCAGTCAGCGAAGCCCGCTGCCACGGCTCCCGCGAAGCGCGCCCCTGCCAGCACTGCAAAGTCAGTCCCAGCGGAGCCCACCCCCCCAAAGGCCGAGCCAAAGCCAACGGCGAAGCCGGCCGTGGACTGCAGCTCCCCGGTGTGGGTCGATTCCAAAGGGATCAAACACGTCAAGACGGAATGCCTGAAGTGA
- a CDS encoding serine/threonine protein kinase, whose translation MAYEPGTVIQGRYRILAKVGSGAHGVVYRARDLETRDEVALKFLGGGFGFDPQYNRRLEREAQAMAQLRGTHAVHVHNIRHADDGMIYIVMEMLHGQNLEDYLAQAESVGGQIKPDRLLMLLRPVVDTLEAAHAQGIVHRDLKPANIFVIDKQHGGGVRLLDFGLVKVLNASALTDDGMVAGSPSYIAPEAWEGNPRILDHRIDVYALGVIVFRALSSKVPTPRGGLINTMQWATKGERPSLQALRKSLPAAIDFWVEKALAIAPEDRFQSVRSQLNALESILATPVSSPF comes from the coding sequence ATGGCGTACGAACCCGGAACCGTGATCCAAGGTCGCTACCGCATCTTGGCAAAGGTCGGTTCTGGGGCTCACGGCGTGGTCTACCGCGCGCGCGACCTCGAGACGCGGGACGAAGTTGCGCTCAAGTTCCTCGGCGGCGGCTTCGGTTTCGATCCGCAGTACAACCGGCGCCTGGAACGTGAAGCGCAAGCCATGGCTCAACTTCGCGGCACCCACGCAGTGCACGTCCACAACATCCGTCACGCGGACGACGGGATGATCTACATCGTGATGGAGATGCTCCACGGCCAGAACCTGGAGGATTACCTGGCTCAAGCGGAGAGCGTAGGCGGCCAAATCAAACCCGATCGCCTGCTGATGCTGCTGCGCCCAGTGGTCGACACCCTGGAGGCGGCGCACGCGCAAGGTATCGTCCACCGCGATCTCAAGCCGGCCAACATCTTCGTCATCGACAAGCAGCACGGTGGTGGCGTGCGCCTACTGGACTTCGGCTTGGTGAAGGTGCTGAACGCCAGCGCGCTCACGGATGATGGCATGGTCGCTGGCTCGCCGAGCTACATCGCGCCCGAAGCGTGGGAAGGCAACCCGCGAATCTTGGATCATCGCATCGACGTCTACGCTCTAGGCGTGATCGTGTTCCGCGCCTTGAGCTCGAAGGTGCCAACTCCCCGTGGCGGCCTGATCAACACCATGCAGTGGGCGACCAAGGGGGAGCGCCCCAGCTTGCAAGCGCTGCGCAAGTCGCTGCCGGCGGCGATTGATTTCTGGGTGGAAAAGGCCCTCGCAATCGCCCCTGAGGACCGCTTTCAGAGCGTGCGCAGCCAGCTCAACGCCCTGGAATCCATCCTAGCGACCCCAGTCTCGAGCCCGTTCTAA
- the arsS gene encoding arsenosugar biosynthesis radical SAM protein ArsS (Some members of this family are selenoproteins.) — translation MGAPIRSQHARRLPLAAPGRQLEVLDAPTIEREFETALDSAGLWPLQPTELEILQVNVGKLCNQTCRHCHVDAGPDRREQMSREVFEQCLDALRASDIRSVDITGGAPELNANFRWFVEAVRGLERHVIDRCNLTVLETPSGADLPEFFAAHDVEVVCSLPHYRALGTDSQRGDGVFAKSIRALRSLNAVGYGRGKHRLVLVTNPLGAFLPANQASLEREWKRELEARHGVTFDALYTITNMPISRYLEWLIESENLEAYLTRLVAAFNPAAARGVMCRNTLSVAYDGRLYDCDFNQMLDLGLAGDIQHIKDFASQALSARSIRVARHCFGCTAGAGSSCGGATA, via the coding sequence ATGGGGGCGCCGATCCGCTCGCAGCACGCGAGGAGACTCCCATTGGCAGCGCCAGGGAGACAGCTCGAAGTGCTGGACGCCCCGACCATCGAGCGCGAGTTCGAGACCGCGCTCGATTCCGCAGGGTTATGGCCGCTGCAGCCAACGGAACTCGAGATCCTGCAGGTCAATGTGGGGAAGCTCTGCAACCAGACCTGTCGCCACTGCCATGTCGACGCGGGCCCCGACCGCCGGGAACAGATGTCCCGAGAAGTCTTCGAACAGTGCTTGGATGCGCTCCGCGCAAGTGACATACGCAGCGTCGACATCACCGGCGGCGCCCCGGAGCTAAACGCCAACTTTCGCTGGTTCGTGGAAGCCGTCAGAGGGCTCGAACGCCACGTCATCGATCGCTGCAACCTGACGGTGCTTGAGACGCCATCCGGAGCGGATCTACCGGAGTTCTTCGCCGCTCACGACGTCGAGGTGGTGTGTTCCCTCCCCCACTATCGAGCCCTGGGCACCGACAGTCAGCGCGGTGATGGGGTCTTTGCCAAGAGCATTCGCGCGCTTCGAAGCCTCAACGCCGTGGGTTACGGGCGCGGCAAGCACCGACTCGTGCTCGTGACGAACCCTCTCGGGGCTTTCCTCCCGGCAAATCAAGCATCCCTCGAACGCGAATGGAAACGAGAGCTCGAGGCGCGCCATGGTGTGACCTTTGACGCCCTGTATACCATCACCAACATGCCGATCAGCCGCTACCTCGAGTGGCTGATCGAGAGCGAAAACCTCGAGGCGTACCTCACTCGCCTCGTCGCGGCGTTCAACCCGGCTGCAGCACGAGGCGTGATGTGCCGCAACACGCTGAGCGTTGCCTACGATGGCCGACTCTACGACTGCGACTTCAACCAAATGCTCGACCTGGGTCTTGCAGGCGACATCCAACACATCAAAGATTTTGCCTCCCAGGCGCTCTCAGCGCGCAGCATCCGCGTGGCGCGTCACTGCTTCGGTTGCACTGCTGGCGCCGGCTCGAGCTGCGGCGGAGCCACCGCCTGA
- a CDS encoding carboxymuconolactone decarboxylase family protein gives MTDYYDSDDLKKFGAIADFSPELAEKFFAWYGAVFKDGALSAREKSLIGLAVAHAIQCPYCIDSFTKGSLEKGADREQMTEAIHVAAAVRGGASLVHGVQMRNHADKVSM, from the coding sequence ATGACGGACTATTACGATAGCGATGACCTGAAGAAGTTCGGTGCAATTGCCGACTTCAGTCCCGAGCTCGCGGAGAAGTTCTTCGCTTGGTACGGCGCGGTCTTCAAGGACGGCGCGCTGAGCGCCCGGGAGAAGTCTCTGATCGGGCTCGCGGTAGCCCACGCGATTCAGTGCCCCTACTGCATCGACTCGTTCACCAAGGGCAGCCTGGAGAAGGGCGCTGATCGGGAACAGATGACCGAGGCGATTCATGTGGCTGCCGCGGTGCGCGGCGGCGCTAGCCTCGTCCACGGCGTGCAGATGCGTAACCACGCCGACAAGGTCTCGATGTAA